Proteins from one Calditrichota bacterium genomic window:
- a CDS encoding anti-sigma regulatory factor, with protein MYESCARIYEIQSGKSQAKFKKGKSGDQIEDLSLTENFSINGDDFANAGAVSTEIKAILKKIGLDHQIIRRVAISTYEAEMNVVMHAKHAQVTLRLTPDSIQIVVDDVGKGIADIDLALQEGYTTATDEMRAMGFGSGMGLPNIKRNTDDLQIESEVGKGTRLTLNFVINS; from the coding sequence ATGTATGAATCGTGCGCGCGAATTTACGAAATTCAATCAGGAAAATCTCAGGCAAAGTTTAAAAAAGGCAAATCAGGCGATCAGATTGAGGATTTATCATTAACGGAAAATTTCAGCATCAATGGAGATGACTTCGCCAATGCCGGCGCGGTTTCCACCGAAATCAAAGCTATTCTAAAGAAGATCGGACTGGATCATCAAATCATTCGACGCGTGGCGATTTCCACCTACGAGGCGGAAATGAACGTGGTGATGCACGCGAAACACGCACAGGTCACACTCAGACTCACACCGGACTCGATACAGATCGTCGTAGATGATGTCGGAAAAGGCATCGCTGATATCGATCTCGCGCTCCAGGAAGGTTACACTACTGCAACCGACGAAATGCGAGCGATGGGTTTTGGCTCCGGCATGGGATTGCCGAACATCAAAAGGAACACCGATGATTTGCAAATTGAAAGTGAAGTGGGAAAAGGAACGCGACTCACATTGAATTTTGTCATTAATTCCTGA
- a CDS encoding serine kinase, giving the protein MTINELCNKVDFEKLSQFTDREVKGVFASDMISDVMAGANSGDLWLTVQTHKSIVPAANLVDVAAIVITSGKKPPEDTIELANKHDIAILATDAPTFEIAGQLYSLLK; this is encoded by the coding sequence ATGACGATCAACGAACTTTGCAATAAAGTCGATTTTGAAAAGCTGAGCCAATTTACTGATCGGGAAGTCAAAGGGGTCTTTGCCTCCGACATGATCAGCGACGTCATGGCGGGCGCCAATTCAGGCGATTTGTGGCTGACCGTGCAAACGCACAAATCCATCGTGCCGGCAGCCAATCTGGTCGACGTGGCGGCGATTGTCATTACCAGCGGCAAAAAACCGCCGGAAGATACCATCGAATTGGCGAATAAACACGACATAGCGATTTTGGCGACTGACGCGCCGACTTTCGAAATCGCTGGTCAACTCTATTCCCTGCTCAAATAG
- a CDS encoding MerR family transcriptional regulator — protein METFTVGQLAQRAGVNVETVRFYEKRGLMPKPKRTKSGYRQYTVSDVSRILFIKRAKELGFTLKEIDELFSLKIDAETTCGDVKHLAQHKIEIVDQKIQDLRKIKKKLMELVLLCEKQNSSTGECPILEALDK, from the coding sequence ATGGAAACTTTTACCGTCGGGCAATTAGCGCAGCGCGCCGGTGTCAATGTCGAAACGGTTCGCTTCTATGAAAAACGGGGATTGATGCCGAAGCCGAAAAGAACCAAATCCGGCTACAGGCAATACACTGTCAGCGATGTCTCCCGTATTTTGTTCATCAAGCGCGCCAAAGAATTGGGCTTTACGCTCAAGGAAATTGACGAACTGTTTTCGCTGAAGATCGATGCTGAAACGACCTGCGGCGATGTCAAGCACCTGGCACAGCATAAGATTGAAATTGTCGATCAGAAGATTCAGGATTTGCGGAAGATTAAGAAAAAACTAATGGAATTGGTTTTGCTTTGTGAAAAGCAAAATAGTTCGACGGGTGAGTGTCCGATTTTGGAGGCGTTGGATAAGTGA
- a CDS encoding nucleotidyltransferase domain-containing protein: MVKKFADIKEIIFQYIENLQKQIRVERVILYGSYAEGRANEHSDIDLAIISPDINDENLIDYLQIITRAIPRKINIDIEPLIFSIEEYETASPLEFLGDIKKHGEILFEQN, from the coding sequence ATGGTTAAAAAATTTGCTGACATAAAAGAAATTATTTTTCAATATATTGAAAATCTACAAAAGCAAATTCGTGTTGAGCGGGTAATATTATATGGTTCTTATGCAGAAGGTCGAGCAAATGAGCACAGCGATATTGATTTAGCTATTATTTCCCCGGATATTAATGATGAAAACCTTATCGACTATTTGCAAATAATCACCCGTGCAATCCCGAGAAAGATAAATATTGATATTGAACCTCTTATTTTTTCTATCGAAGAATATGAAACTGCTTCGCCCCTGGAATTTTTGGGCGATATTAAAAAACATGGTGAAATACTTTTTGAACAGAACTGA
- the merA gene encoding mercury(II) reductase — MSDQKIIKAKIKGMHCDGCVVSVNNVVKKIAGIAEFKIDNWKDGNAVVVADAALDSSEIETAISSAGYETEIIEERITSKAEKANGGFDYDLIIIGGGSAAFSAAIKARELGKTVLMANEGLPIGGTCVNVGCVPSKTLIRTAEAFYRTTHFDFAGIEAQPAKLNFKKAIQQKRELVAELRQKKYLDVLSDDPDVTIVSGRAAFVDQHAVRINNELKSAQTILIATGSTTFIPNINGLSEVNFHTNETLYELEELPEHLIILGGRYIALENAQMFARLGAKVTVLQRSERILPSENADLTDQLTEYLREEGVAIKTSVKIQSVTQQGDKIALDIVAGKKRETVEGSHLFVATGRKGNTADLGLEKIGIKTYGNGFVETNEFLQTSQPNIFAAGDITGEHLFVYTAAYEGALAVENAFSDDLKIKDYQPLPWVIFTDPQVAGVGLDEQGAEQAGIDYDVSMLPLSQVPRALAARNTRGFIKLLRKKQDDTLLGARILASEGSEMLMEVTLAIKYKIPVSELRQMFHPYLTLSEGIKLAAITFDRDVGKLSCCAA; from the coding sequence ATGAGCGATCAAAAAATTATCAAAGCAAAAATAAAGGGTATGCACTGCGATGGCTGTGTGGTCAGCGTGAACAACGTCGTCAAAAAAATCGCGGGAATAGCAGAGTTCAAAATTGATAACTGGAAAGACGGCAACGCAGTGGTGGTGGCTGATGCAGCACTGGACAGTTCAGAAATTGAAACCGCGATTTCAAGCGCTGGTTATGAAACGGAAATAATTGAAGAAAGAATTACATCAAAAGCAGAAAAGGCGAATGGCGGTTTTGACTATGATCTGATCATCATCGGCGGCGGCTCTGCGGCATTTTCCGCGGCGATCAAAGCCAGGGAATTGGGCAAAACCGTGCTCATGGCAAACGAGGGGCTGCCTATCGGCGGCACTTGCGTCAATGTCGGCTGCGTCCCCTCGAAAACATTAATTCGCACGGCAGAGGCTTTTTATCGCACAACGCATTTTGATTTTGCCGGCATCGAAGCACAACCAGCGAAATTGAATTTCAAAAAGGCGATTCAACAGAAACGGGAATTAGTCGCCGAACTGCGTCAGAAAAAATACCTGGATGTGCTCAGCGATGATCCCGATGTCACGATTGTTTCCGGGCGGGCTGCCTTTGTGGATCAACATGCGGTCCGCATCAACAATGAATTGAAATCAGCACAGACGATTCTTATCGCCACCGGCTCTACCACATTCATCCCGAATATTAATGGATTGAGCGAGGTAAATTTTCACACTAATGAGACGCTTTACGAATTGGAAGAATTGCCTGAACATCTGATTATTTTGGGCGGCAGGTACATCGCGTTGGAGAATGCGCAAATGTTTGCCCGATTGGGAGCGAAAGTGACCGTGCTGCAACGCTCGGAGAGAATCCTGCCGAGCGAAAATGCTGATCTCACCGATCAATTGACAGAGTATCTCCGCGAAGAAGGCGTCGCAATCAAAACCAGTGTAAAAATCCAATCAGTTACCCAGCAAGGCGACAAGATCGCGTTGGATATTGTCGCGGGAAAAAAGAGAGAAACTGTTGAAGGCTCGCACCTGTTTGTGGCAACCGGCAGGAAAGGAAATACGGCTGATTTGGGACTGGAAAAAATTGGCATTAAAACTTATGGGAACGGATTTGTGGAAACGAACGAATTTTTGCAAACCAGCCAGCCCAATATCTTCGCCGCTGGCGACATTACGGGCGAACATTTATTTGTTTACACCGCAGCTTACGAAGGCGCTCTGGCAGTGGAAAATGCGTTTTCCGATGATTTGAAAATCAAAGATTACCAGCCTTTGCCCTGGGTCATTTTTACCGATCCCCAGGTTGCTGGCGTTGGGTTGGACGAACAGGGGGCGGAGCAGGCAGGCATCGATTATGACGTCTCAATGCTTCCGCTTTCTCAGGTGCCGCGCGCCCTGGCTGCCCGAAATACTCGGGGATTTATTAAATTACTCCGCAAAAAACAGGACGACACCCTGCTTGGCGCCAGAATTTTAGCATCGGAAGGCTCGGAAATGTTGATGGAAGTGACGCTGGCGATCAAATACAAAATTCCGGTCTCGGAGCTGCGGCAGATGTTTCATCCTTACTTGACGTTGTCGGAAGGGATAAAATTAGCGGCGATTACTTTTGACAGAGATGTGGGGAAATTGTCGTGTTGTGCCGCTTAA
- the merTP gene encoding mercuric transport protein MerTP has translation MRNKTNKSQKWAGAGIVTAIAASACCITPVLAIVAGVGGIASSLSWLEPLRPFFIGITVFVLGFAWYQQLKPKKEIDCDCDDNEKPSFWQSKKFLTIATVLAILLLAFPYYAPVLIADNTSSAAYATSENFQQVDLNIEGMTCAGCEATINQAVSTVPGVVKVTSDYKTGQAVVKIDSSKASLDSIVAVINRSGYRVVGEKNIKLPILDNN, from the coding sequence ATGAGGAACAAAACGAATAAGTCTCAAAAATGGGCCGGCGCCGGGATTGTTACAGCAATTGCGGCATCGGCGTGCTGCATTACTCCCGTCCTCGCCATCGTCGCCGGAGTAGGAGGAATCGCATCTTCGCTTTCCTGGCTGGAGCCGCTGCGTCCATTTTTTATTGGGATTACTGTTTTCGTGCTGGGATTTGCCTGGTATCAACAGTTGAAACCTAAAAAGGAAATTGACTGCGATTGCGATGACAATGAAAAACCATCATTCTGGCAATCAAAGAAATTTTTAACCATCGCGACGGTGTTGGCGATTTTGCTGTTAGCTTTTCCGTATTATGCCCCTGTTCTCATTGCCGACAATACCAGCAGCGCTGCTTACGCAACCAGCGAAAATTTCCAACAGGTGGATCTGAACATTGAAGGCATGACCTGCGCTGGCTGTGAGGCCACGATCAATCAGGCGGTTTCTACAGTTCCCGGCGTGGTCAAAGTGACTTCAGATTATAAAACGGGGCAGGCTGTTGTAAAAATTGATAGCTCAAAAGCTTCGCTTGATAGTATTGTTGCGGTGATTAACCGCAGCGGGTACAGAGTCGTTGGCGAGAAAAATATTAAATTGCCAATATTAGACAATAATTAA